The genomic interval TTACCCGCGCCTCGTGCGCGCCACCCGAAGAACAAATCAGGTAGCAATCGTCTGCTACGGCGGACGTTAGCGATAAAACAAAACAATCTATGTTCGAGGAGGTCGTTTCAACCATGCGACGCAGCGGTTTTACGCTGATTGAGCTGCTTGTAGTTATCGCGATTATCGCGATACTGGCAGCGATCCTGTTCCCTGTCTTCTCGCAAGCACGCGAGCAGGCACGCAAGACATCATGTCTGTCCAACACCAAGCAGATTGGGCTCGCAGTGGGTATGTACGTCCAAGATTACGACGAGAGGTTCTTCGTGCAGCCGTGGCCGGGTGGCTGTCCCGACAC from Bacillota bacterium carries:
- a CDS encoding DUF1559 domain-containing protein translates to MRRSGFTLIELLVVIAIIAILAAILFPVFSQAREQARKTSCLSNTKQIGLAVGMYVQDYDERFFVQPWPGGCPDTGYFTVDPNHPKQHWATLVYPYVKNGGIFDCPQLRGYHLRGSLRAVGVRRP